DNA from Nocardioides seonyuensis:
GCACGTCGGCTTGACGCTCCAGGACATCGCTCGGGTCGAGCGGTGGCTCCATCCTTCGTGAACTGACGGACTTCCTTCACTTTACGAAGGATGCCTGACCGGTGCATCTGGGCCGGTGTCCGTCGGGGTCCGTGTCTAAGTGCCACGCCGTGTCGACATCACCGCGCATCTCGCCTTAAGCGAGTTGGCGGAGTTGGTCGCGGACGCGCAAGTAGGCAGCGGTCCCGTTGCGGTCGGGTGCTGGCACCCGGACCACCGGTGGATGTCCCAACGCTGGCGTGGCGAGATCGCGGAGAGCGTCGTGATAGGCGCGTTGGCGCTGGCGCCCGCCGTCACCGAACCCAACTGCTGCCTTCTTGGCGCGGTACTTGTCGGACTTCGATGCCCAGTGATCACCAAAGCGCGAGGTACTCGTCTTTGGCGAACCCGAGCGGCGCATCGTGCGGGTAGTGCTGCAGCGTTAGGCGCCGGTAGGTGGTGAAGTGCTGGGACTCGTCGATCTCGATGAAGGTGCCGGTGGGTTCGTGGAGGAAGTCTCCCGGGAGAGAGGTCATCCTCTTCGCGGCTTGGGCCTCTGGGTCCCCGCCGAGGGCTAGAAAGATGGCGTCGAGCCTGCGTCGCGCTTCGTGCGCCTGGTCCGGCAATCCGAGGTGGCCGCGTTGGTTGAGCCATGGCACGCGCGCTCGTGCAAGCACGATGCCGTCGGCTGCCGCCGCGACAGCGAACGCCTTTTCGCAATCTCCTACGGGCATGCGGTCAGCCAATCACGAGTCATCTGGGATTGGTTTCGGTTAGCGTGCAGAGGGTGACAGGGATTGCTGGTCGCCTCCCGCTGGCCGCGGTGATGGAGTTCTTGTCCGCGCGCCGTCCGGTGTTTCATTCGGAGGCGGACTTCCAGTTCGAGTTCGCCCGGGCGGTGGTGGCGCTGGATGACTCGATCGACATCCGGTTGGAGGTGCCCAAGCGCACTGAGACCGCGCGCACGTACGTCGACTTGGTGTGCGTGGGCGACCGGACCAGTTTGATCGAGTTCAAGTACGTCACCCGGTCGTGGCAGGGGCACGATGGTCGTACCCCCGAGAAGTTTGATCTGCGCAGTCACGAGGCCCTCGATCTTGCACGGCTCCACTTCATCCATGACGTGACCCGGTTGGAGGGCTGGGTGGCCACGGACGCGAACACCGACGGGTTCGCGGTGTTCCTGACCAACGACAGCCGACTGTGGGGGCGGCCAAGCACCTCCCGGGTGACGCGGGACCAAGCGTTTCGGCTGCACCAGGACCGGACGTTGTCGGGCGACCTGCGCTGGGGCACCCCAGAGAAGCGATACCCGAGGAACGACCGACCGTTGCGCGGGACTTACACCGCCGATTGGTGCGACTACGGGACGCTCGATGACAAGCCGGGCGGGACTCTGCGGTGGATGGGCTGGCACGTCACTTCCTGACGCCACCACGTGGAGTGTGGCTATTGGTCGTGCTTTATGTTGACCGGGTTCAGGGACTCCAGTACGTCGGCTGACGGGACGTAGTGCCGGTTCGCGTCTTCGACGAGCACTCCGGCCTTGAGGAGGGTGGCGATGTTGACGCGGTCAGGGTTGGACAGGCTGTGCGGACTGATTGGTGTGCGCGCCGCTCGATACAGGATCTTCGTGCGAGCCGGGGTGACGAGTCGTTGGGTGCCTTTCGTGCGTGGGTGGCGGCGGACCTTCAGTTCGGCGTCGGTGTGAAGGTCGTCTTCGGGTCGGATGGACATGAGCCCGGAGTTACGGAACACGGTCATCCCCGCAGGGGCGAGCAGGCGAGTGAGGTCGTCTGCCGCCTGGTGGACTCGGGTTGGGGACCAGTCCAGGGCGTCTGCGAGTGCGGTGACAGGGGTGGCTTGCCCGAGTGCGTTGAGAAGAGCGCCGAGCCGTGCGTGGTCGGGCGACGGGTCCGGTGCTGGCGTGTTGTCGAGGTCGTCGGTGAACAGGTGCCCTATGGGGACCTGCAGGCGGTCGGCGAGTCGAACGAGCGCGGCAACGGACAGGGTGCTGAGTGTGGGGTCGTCGCTGGTTTCGAGGCGGTTGAGGACGCCAATCTCGATGCCGCAGTCGCGAGCGAGTTGCCGCACGGCGAGGCCTCGGGAGAGGCGCAGGGTGATGAGGCGCTGCTGGTCGATGGCGGTCATGCGAGGCGCTCCAGTTTCACGATGCTGGTGGGGACGCGACGGCTGGCGATGCTGTGAGTCTCATTCAGGACGGCCTCGCCGATGTTGAGGTCGAGGTCAACGGCGGCCTGTCGTAGGTCGAGCAGGACACGCCGGTGGTTGCCCGGGAACGCCGGATCATCTGGTGCGGCCCCTTCCACGGCGCGGGCGAGCAGGACCGCGCGGAGGAAGGGCGCTGCTTCCACGGGGACGTGCCGTCCGGCGATGGGGTGGCGCGGGTCGTTGTGCCATTGAGCGAGGTCGTCAACCGTGGTGGCGCGGATGGCTTCTGGGGTGGCTTCGCCCAAGTAGAGCGCGACGGTGCCTGCGCGGGTGGGTTCGTAGTAGGCGCGCAGTCGGTCGTAGAGGTCGGGGGTGGTCTTGGAGGGTGGGAACCGGATGAGGCCGTTGCGGAGTTCGCGTTCGTCGATGTCAAGGAACCAGCCGTGCTGGTGGTAGGCGGCTTGGGCGGCTCGGGTGACGACGGTGACCTTGTCGAAGGTGGTCTGCTCCTCGATGAGTGTCTTGATGGAGTCGTGGGCAAGCGCAACCGTCAGGTTCTGCCGGGCGGTGTCGAGCGTGCGGAGCCAATCGGTGAGGCGCTGCATAGTGGAGCAGTACAGGTCGTGCACGGGCGCGAACTCGTCAGGGCGCAGTTGCCGCTTGGCAGTGGCGTAGAACGCCCAGTACTCGATGGCGGGGAGTGTCGGTTCGGCCTTGTGCCAACCTCCCACCGTGCGGATGGGGGTGATCGGAGCCTCGGCGGAGTGGGTGGCTGGAAGAGCGGGCCAGTCGACAAGGGTTGGGGCCGCCGACGCGAGGTCGCGGTACAGGCGGGTGGCATAGCCGTGATCGGTGGCGAACAAGATGTTCGTTGCGGTCGGTTGGGCCATCTCCACCAGGGCAAGCAAGTCTTCGACGGGTGTGCGCTGGCACGCGGCGACGACGAGCAGGCGAGTGCGGTGTGCGTTGAGCCAGATGGGCAGGACCTCGGCGATGCCAGTGGTGTTGCGTGGCTTGCCGGTGACGTCATCGCGTTTCCCGAGCGCGGACAGGACGTCGCTGGCGATGCCCGCCTTTCCGGTGCGGTCATGCGTGGGCACGAACACTACTGTCGACAGGTCCGTGGTAGCGATGCGTCCGATGTCTGTGACTGGCGCACCGGCCGGGGACTCGGTGACCATCACCGGATGGTCGAGGGGAGTGTTCACTGGGAACCTCGCGGCATCATCCCGAGCAGGTCGGTGACCTCGTCATCGGTCAGGGGGCGGGGGGTGGTGTCGCCGCCCCGGAAGATGGTCATGAGGTCGAAGAACTGAGCCCAACGACGGATCTCGCCGCGGAAGTAGCGGGTGTCGATGGCCTTGATGGTGGCAGCGTCGGTGCCAGCGATCGCCGGTTCCATGGCGAGAACTGCCTCGACCAGCGGCTTGCCTGCCAGTGGCGCTGCCGCGTACCTAGTGCCTGCGCGGGAGAGGAGTTCGGGCAGGGTTTGGCTGAGGTGACGTTCGAGGTTGTTCCCGCACAGCACGATGGGGGTTCCGACACCACGTGCGGTGTGGATGCGGTTCCAGATGCTGAGGATGGGCGCGAGCCCTTTGAGCCCGACGTGGTGTGCGTCGTCGATGAGCAGCGTCATCTGTTTGCGGTTGAGGGTGTCGAGGATGTCGTCGCGAATCTGGGCGGCGGTGCCGACGCCGCGGGTGCCGGTCATTGCGGTCCAGATGGCGTCCATCTGATCGCGTGAGGTGCTGGTGCCGAACATGTTGACGTAGACGGCGTCGGCTCCGATGCCTCTGGCGGCTTCAACCACAGCGGTGGTCTTGCCGACGCCGACGGGGCCGTCGATGAGGCAGCAGCCGCCGGTGCGGATCGTCAACTGCACAACGACACCGACGCCCTTGACGATGTTCGTCGGGACGTAGCGGGTGGGCCGCACGGGCAGAGTCCCACCGATGTTCACCACCGTCGAACCTGGGCTCGCCGCACTCGACTGGCCGGTCGAGTGCGCTGTTGCGTCCGGGGTTGCTGTGTCTGGCAGGTCGGTGGTGGCCGTCATGCTGCACCTTCTTCGTCTGGGTCGGGTTGGGGGTTCTGGCTGAGGCGGTCCTCCCACCTTTCGAGGCGGTTGCCGGATAGGGACGAGCCGAGGGTGTCGGAGTAGGCGACGGCGCTGTCGATGACGTCGGCGAGGTCTACTCCGTCGGGAATCTCGGGGAGGTCCGGAACGGCGGTCTCGTCCTCGTCGGGGTCGGGCGGAAGGAGTGGCCATTCGGACTCGTCGACGCCTTCCTCGCGCAGTCGAGCCCGTTCGTCCTCCACGCGCTGTCGGTCGGCCAGACGGGTGAGTCGTTCGGCTTCGCGGCGCTGCGCGGCGCGAACTGCCAGAACACCGAGGCGGTGGTGCTCGGACTGCACTGTCGACTTCGAGGCTGTGCATGCCCACTCGTCGCCGACGAACACCTCGATGTGGTGGCGGTCGTGCTCGTGGTAGCGAATGTTGACTGTGTCGACGTTCTCCTTGCGAAGTCGGGCCAGCGTGGGGTGGCCGTAGATCGCGCCGCGGATCTCGATGCCGTAGTGGTGGAGTCGTCGGCTGACCCGATGGGACATGGCGTTCACGATCGTGGTTTGGTCGGCGGCGGCGACGGGCTGGTCATCCTCTGCCCATGCCTCCAGTGGAGTCCGTCCACTGAGAGCGGAGTGGACACGGTTGTTGTACTCGCCGAAGAAGTCGCCCAGTCGCCGATCGAGCGTCTCCAAGGTGAGCAGGGACGTGACCGGTACGGGTGTGTGAAGAGCCCGACGGGTGTAGTCGTCCTCACCGCCGGGGTGGAACCCCGGAATATCGGGGGCGAAGTCCCGGTCGATGGTGCCGTTCAAGCGTTCAACGCGCCCGTTCTGCCACGACGAGTACGGCTCGGTGAACTGTCGCCCGATGTCGAGGTTGATCAGGTTCGCTGAGAGCGCCTCAGAGATGTAGTCACCACCCCTGTCGGTGCGCAGAAACTCGGGCTTGCCGCCCACGAATACGCCCTCGGGTGTGTACCACCCACGGATGCCTTCGGCGAGCAGGTCGATGTTGTCCTGGCTGTTCGGGGTGTCCGCGGTCAGGAGGTACGCCATCGCCAGGCGCGTCTTGAGGTCCACCAAGACGCTGAGCCATGGCCAGATGGGTTGGGCTCCCCGTTCGGTGGGCAGCACCCGGATGGGCAACTTCGTGTGGTCGGTGCCGTAGGCGTATCCCCGGTAGGGGACGTGTTCTACGTTGAAGTACTGATGCTTGACCATTTCCCGGTAGCCGCCGCGTGCACATGCGCGCAACGCCTCCGGCCATTCGTTGACCCTCCGCTGAAACCCCCGAAGGCTGAGACCGTCAGGAAGAACCCCCGCCATCTTGAGGTCTTCGTAAGCCTTGGCGGCAACGCCTCGGCACTTGAAGTACGCGACCTTGGCGCGGTCCTCGTCGGGTAGACACTTCTTGTACGTGCTGCCGGGCCGCTGCGCAACGGTCCGGGTCGCCCGGAACTGGCGCAGCATCTTGGACAGGTGGTCAGGATGCACGCCAAGGTGACCTGCGACCTCGACGAGTACGACGCCCGGGATGTGCCCCAGGTCATCACGAACCCTCGACAGGTGCTCCAACGCTTCGCGGCGCTGCCCGATCGAGGACCGGCTGGTCGAGCCGGTCATGTGGATAGATGTCACGCTCATGCCCACTCCTCCTCGCGTGCGCGACCAGTGACTGGGGATGCCTCGTCCAACTCCGCCGGGTGTGGGGTGGTGGCCGGGTCTACTGTCGCGTGCCGGGTCTGATGGAGGCTCTCATTCCACGGAAGGATGAGAGTCATGGCAGCACCGAGGAAGTACCCCGAGGAGCTTCGGGAGCGGGCGATCCGGATGGCGGTCGATCTGCGGCGTGACCCCGCGACCAGGAGCGGCGCGTTGCGTCGGGTGGGTGAGCAGCTCGGGATCAACCCCGAGACGCTGCGCAACTGGGTCCAGCAGACCGAGATCGACGAAGGTCATCGCCCCGGTGTGACCAGTGATGAGGCGAAGCGGATCGCCGAGCTCGAGCGTGAGGTCAAGGAATTACGACGGGCGAACGAGATCCTGCGGACGGCGTCGGCTTTTTTCGCCGCGGCGGAGCTCGACCGCAAGCTGAAGTGACCACCGCGGTGCTGGTCGACTATATCGACCAGCACCGCGACCAGTTCGGGGTCGAGCCGATCTGCACCGTCCTGCGCAAGGCCGGGACGCCGATCGCCCCGAGCACCTACTACGCCGCCAAGACCAGGCCACCGTCCGCGCGGGCGGTGGCCGACCAGGGTCACCTGGAGGTGATCCGGCAGGTGCACGCCGACAACTACGGCGTCTACGGGGTCCGCAAGATGCACGCCGAGCTGAACCGGCGCGACCACCGGATCGCCAGATGCACCGTGCACCGGCTGATGCGCGGCGACGGGCTACGTGGGATCAGTCGGGCCAAGGGCCCCAGGACCACCGTGCCGGGTGCCGGCCCGGACACCCGGCCGGACCTGCTGGACCGCGACTTCAAGGCGCCGGCACCGAACCGGGTCTGGGTCGCCGACATCACCTACTGCCGCACCTTCGCCGGCTGGGTCTACGCCGCGTTCGTCATCGACGTCTTCTCCCGCCGCGTGGTCGGGTGGCAACTCTCGAAGAGCCTGCGCACCGACCTGGCCCTGGACGCCCTCGAGATGGGGCTGTGGACCCGTCAGCACGCCGGCCAGGACACCACCGGGGTGATTGCGCATTCGGACAAGGGAGTCCAGTACCTCGCCGTGCGCTACACCCAGCGGCTGGCCGAAGCCGGGGCCGTCGCGTCGGTCGGATCCACCGGCGACTCTTACGACAACGCCCTGGCCGAGGCGTTCAACTCGCTGTTCAAGGCCGAACTGGTCCGCAACAAGGGCCCGTGGAAGAACATCGACGACCTCGAGATCGCGGTCGCGGAGTACATCGACTGGTTCAACCACCGACGTCTGCACGGCGAGATCGGACTCGTTCCTCCGGTCGAGTTCGAGGAGCAACACGACAGGCACAACCCCGCACCGGCTACCGTCGGCGCGTTAGTTCAGAGCCTCCACTGAACCCGGCACGCGACATTCTGCTCCTCACCCTTTGCCCACCGTCGGTGAGCAGGCACCACTCGACGGCGAACGAAACTCATGAACGTGGCGCTCGATCTAGCGTCGGTCGCGAGGGGTGTCGAGGTCTCGTGCAATCGCTGCCACAGCGTGTCGTCAGGCACCCGCCATGACAAGAGTTCTGTTACGACGGACAGTACGAATTGCTCGGCGCGGTCAAGTAGACCCCCATCGAGCAGCCTTCGCACCTCCAAGATGAACTCGTCGTCCCACGGCAGGTGACCTCCGTCGCTCCCTCGCAGACGGGCAACGTGCCACTGGGATAAGGCTGCGACTGCAGCCTGCTCCCGCGCAACTCGATCCCGCTCCCGCGCCTGCCGCGCCAGCCCGGCAGCCGACTTGGCCAACCGCGCCTCGGAGCGCGCCCGCTGCGCTGCGCCCTTCGCCTCCTGTGTCTGTGGCGCAGCCGCCGCCTTCGGCGCCGCACGCCTCTTCCGTGAGACCCGAGCCTGCCTGAGGGCATCGACCCTGGCCTGCTCTTCGGCGCTCAATGGCGGCTTTGTCTCGCGACGATTGCGTCCCACCCCGCCATCATCCACGAGACAACGCCCGCGCGTGGTCAGTGACAAGAGGCGGGCCGCTGCAAGTCGCGATAACCCGCCAACGCTGCCTCATTCCACCGCAACCCCTTAGGGTCACGCGTTCTGCCGTTTTTGCACCGGCAGGCTCTCGCGTCACTACGGTACGAAACATGCGCGTCCCTCAACTTCGACACCCCGCTCGGTTGCGCATCCGCATGAAGCGCTTGGCGGCGTCGGTCGCCGCGCTCGGCGCAGTGGCGTCGATATCCGGGTGCGCCGTGTCCGAGCGCGATCAGTTCGAGTACGACGGCGTGGACGACGAGACGGCTCAAACCCTCTACCTTCAGGACCAACTACTCCTCATGAAGTCAGGCACTCTTCGAGGCGAGGAATGGACTGTGTGGGTTCTCGGCACCACTGAGCGGATCTGTGAGTCGTTCGATGAGGGTGTCACGCTCAAAGAGATGGCCAGGTTTGCCAAGCGAGAACTGGGTGTCACAGACGGACGTCAGTTTGTGGGCAACGCAGCGGGCTTCGCGTGCCCCCAGCATTTGAGCAGGTTCTGAGCGTCTGACCCATCGCCAGGTGCGCCCGCGCGAGCGTTCTGGCCACGGCGGCCGCTTGACAGGTTTCCTTCGGGTGGCCCCTCCCGTAGACACACTCGGCCCGCAAGGTCAGATCCGACCTGTCGTCCGATACGCCATCCGACTGTCGTCCGACACTCAACAGGTCGGGGCCCTTCGTATAGGAGCTTGCCCTGCGCAACACCCGGCAGATCCACGACGCGTTCGCTCCGCTGGCACCCTCGCGGATGTACGCGCGCGGCGGTGACGGCGTCGACGTACGTTTCGTGCCCTGCTCGGTCGACGATGCCATCGAGACGGCCGACGACTGCGTCGACCAGCTCCTCGACGACGGCTGGGGTTCCGCCGACGTGTGCCTGCTGACCACCGGGCACCGCCACCCCGTGCAGGTCGAGCGCACGGACTTCCACGACCAGGACGGTTACTGGGGCACGTGGTGGGACGACGACGTCTTCTATGGCCACGTCCTCGGGTGCAAGGGGCTCGAGCGGCGTGTGGTTGTGCTCTGCCTCAACGAGGACGGCAGCCGGGACCGTGCCCGCGAGCGGTTGTACGTCGGCATGTCGCGCGCGACCGACGTACTCGTCGTGGTGGGTGACCCTGAAGCGGTGCGTCGCGTAGCTGGTGAGGACGTCGCGCGTCGGTTGGGGGTTTCGTGACGGTCGCTGCGCGACCTCCTCAACCAGCGGGTGCGATGCGCTGCGCGACCTCCTCAACCAGCGGGTGCGATGTGGGCGACCTCCTCAACCACCGGAGTCAGGAGTCGAACGCCTCAACGTTCGCCCGTCCTTCGGTGGCCAGGATCAGCGAGATCCAGCCGTCGGTGCCGCGCAGCCTGCGGCTGGTGGCGTCCGTGACGACGTAGCGGCCGACGAACCGATGCGTGACGACGTAGGTGGCGTCGGCGAACTCGCCGCACACCTCGCCGACGGCGTCGAGACGCATCGACCGCTTCGGGGAGGTCACCTCGAGCGTGCCGGTGGCGGGCTCGCAGGATCCGGGTGCGGGCAGTGCCCCGTCGTCGGCGGTCAGCGTGGCGACGTACGTGCCGTCGAACTGACTGCCCGTGACGGAGCCGACGAGTTGCGCGCTGCCGGCTGAGTCGAGCGCGTACGTGCCGACGCCGGTGCCCTGGAGGTCCACGAGGGGCTTCGGTGCGGCGAAGGCGGGTGAGGCCCCCGCCGTGAGGGCGAGCGCTGCAAGAGTGACCACGGTGGCGGCGATGCTTCGTGTCATGGGTGATGCTCCTGGTTCGAGTGGTGGTGATGTCGGACCAGAACGTGTCACTCGCCGCTTGACCCGGACTTGAGGCCGACTTGAGCGCCGCTCCGCCGAGCGAGACGCTTGAGACATGACCGAGGAACAGCCCTACGAGGTCGTCGAAGAGCACCCCGACTTCGAGGTGCGGTGGTATCCCGAGCACGTCGTGGCCGAGACACGCGTGCAGGGATCGTTCGAGAGCGTCGGGAACAAGGCGTTCATGCGGTTGGTGGGGTACATCGGCGGGCGGAACACCGAATCGACGAAGGTGGCCATGACCGCCCCGGTGCTCCAGGAGCCCGACGAGCTGGGAGAGGGGCGGTACGTCGTCAGCTTCGTGATGCCGTCGGGCTTCGTCCCGGAGGATTCCCCGGAACCCACGAATCCGGACGTGCGGCTGCGCAGCGTCCCGGCGCACTGGGCAGCTGCCCGGAGGTTCTCCGGGCGTTGGTCGCGGGGACGTTATGAGGAGCACGCCAAGCGCCTCACGGAGGCCTTGGAGTCAGTCGGGCTCGAGGTGGACGGCCCTCTCCGGTTCGCGCGATTCGACCCACCCTGGACGCCGTGGTTCATGAGGCACAACGAGGTCGTCGCACCGCTGCGGCCTCTCCCCGAGCAGGACTGACCAAGTACTCCGGGTCAGCGCTCGCCGGTGGCGTCCAGCACCTGCGCGGTGGTGACCACCGTCGCGAACTCGCCGCTGAGGTTGGTCGCCGTCGCCCGGACGAGCTCCTCGGCGGTGAGCCACTCGCCGTCCGGCGCCTGGCGGTCGAACGTGTGCGTCGCGTCGACGACGAACGCGACGTCGTACCCCAGGTTGCCACCGACCCGGGCGGTGGTCTCGCAGCAGTGGTTGGTCGTGATGCCGCAGACGGCGATGCCGCCGATGGACTGGCTGCGCAGCCACTGGTCGAGGTCGGGCTCGCCGTGGAAGGAGGAGTTCACGCCCTTGGTCACGAACAGGTCGGGCTCGTGGGCGACGAGGTAGTCCTTGAGGGCGTGCCCAGGAGACTCGGGGTGGAGAGGCGACTCGGGGTTGGCGGAGGCGTGCTGCACGTAGACCAGCGGCCAACCGCGCGCCGCCCACTGCTCGACGAGGGCAGCGATGTTGTCGTCGCACGCCGGGTTGTCGCGCCGGCCCCACCACGGGTCGTCGAAGCCCTGCTGCACGTCCACCACGACGAGGGCGCGAGGGTCCTGGGTGCTCACGACTGCGCCGTGTCGCCGGGATGCTCGCCGGAGGAGCGCCTCGCGCACTCCTCGGCCAAGGCCTGGTTCATGGCGTCGAAACCGTCAGCGGTCGCCGCGAGGGTCTTGCCCAGCAGCGGGACCAGCAGTCCGCGGAACGTCTCGGAGTGCACGAACCGCGTGCCCGCCGCCGTCGGCTCCAGCCGCAGCTCGTGCAGGCCGTCGAAGACGCCGGGCACCCCGAGTCGTCCCAGCCAGCGCAGGGCCCTGCCCGGCTCGACGGTGACCACGCGCGGCCGGAACGTCATCGCCCGTCCTCCCGGAGGCTGGATCCGCACCTCCAGGCGCTCGCCGACGGCGAGGCGACCCGAGAGCTTGGTGACGAACGGGTTCCAACGCTCGTAGCTGTCGGTGTCCGCGAGCACCGACCAGACGGCCTCGGGCGTGGCGGGGATGTCGAGCGTGCGGGTGATCTGCTTCATGTCGGTGACTTCCTCTGTGGATGGGGTGAGGGTACGGCGTGGTCTCGTGACACGACTTCGTCGTTCCTCGACCAGCGGGGGGTGGCGTGGTCTCGTGACACGACTTCGTCGTTCCTCGACCAGCGGGGGGTGGCGTGGTCTCGTGACACGACTTCGTCGTTCCTCGGCCAGCGGGGTTGCGAGTCGCTGGGCGCCTGCCCAAAATCGGGGGAGCGTCCACCCTCGACCAGCCCTATTCTCGACGAAGGCGACGCGAGGAATGGGGTGGACGGACAGCCGGAACTTCACCTGCACGTGCTCGGCGAGCTCACGGCCACGCGTGACGGCGCGGCCCTGGACCTCGGCGGGCGGCGCCAGCGCGCCGTACTCGCTGCACTGGTCATCCAGCGGGGCCACGTCGTGCCGGCCGAGACGCTCATCGACTGCGTGTGGGGCGACCAGCCACCCGCCAACGCGAACGGCGCGTTGCAGGCCTACGTCAGCCACCTGCGTCGCCGTCTCGAGCCTGACGCGACGGCCCGGCAGCGGGAGGGTGTCATCGCCCGCGCCGGTCCGGGCTACGTGCTGAGGCTCCCGCGCGACGCGGTCGACTCGTGGGCGTTCGAGGCCGCGGTGTCACGCGCAGCCGGCGAGGCACCGGGGGAGGCCGTGTGCACCCTGGACGCCGCGCTCCGGCTGTGGCGGGGACCGGCGTACGCCGACTACGCGGCCGAGCCGTGGGCGGAGGCGGAGATCTCCCGGCTCACCGAGCTTCGCGGGGTCGCCCGCGAGCGTCTCCTCGAGACCCGGCTCGAGCTCGGCGAGGCGCAGCTGGTCATCGGCGACCTGGAGGCGCTGGTCGCGGAGGACCCGCTCCGGGAGGAGCGCTGGCGCCTCCTCGCGCTGGCGCTCTACCGTTCGCACCGC
Protein-coding regions in this window:
- a CDS encoding Mu transposase C-terminal domain-containing protein; translation: MTGSTSRSSIGQRREALEHLSRVRDDLGHIPGVVLVEVAGHLGVHPDHLSKMLRQFRATRTVAQRPGSTYKKCLPDEDRAKVAYFKCRGVAAKAYEDLKMAGVLPDGLSLRGFQRRVNEWPEALRACARGGYREMVKHQYFNVEHVPYRGYAYGTDHTKLPIRVLPTERGAQPIWPWLSVLVDLKTRLAMAYLLTADTPNSQDNIDLLAEGIRGWYTPEGVFVGGKPEFLRTDRGGDYISEALSANLINLDIGRQFTEPYSSWQNGRVERLNGTIDRDFAPDIPGFHPGGEDDYTRRALHTPVPVTSLLTLETLDRRLGDFFGEYNNRVHSALSGRTPLEAWAEDDQPVAAADQTTIVNAMSHRVSRRLHHYGIEIRGAIYGHPTLARLRKENVDTVNIRYHEHDRHHIEVFVGDEWACTASKSTVQSEHHRLGVLAVRAAQRREAERLTRLADRQRVEDERARLREEGVDESEWPLLPPDPDEDETAVPDLPEIPDGVDLADVIDSAVAYSDTLGSSLSGNRLERWEDRLSQNPQPDPDEEGAA
- a CDS encoding cysteine hydrolase family protein: MSTQDPRALVVVDVQQGFDDPWWGRRDNPACDDNIAALVEQWAARGWPLVYVQHASANPESPLHPESPGHALKDYLVAHEPDLFVTKGVNSSFHGEPDLDQWLRSQSIGGIAVCGITTNHCCETTARVGGNLGYDVAFVVDATHTFDRQAPDGEWLTAEELVRATATNLSGEFATVVTTAQVLDATGER
- a CDS encoding SOUL family heme-binding protein produces the protein MTEEQPYEVVEEHPDFEVRWYPEHVVAETRVQGSFESVGNKAFMRLVGYIGGRNTESTKVAMTAPVLQEPDELGEGRYVVSFVMPSGFVPEDSPEPTNPDVRLRSVPAHWAAARRFSGRWSRGRYEEHAKRLTEALESVGLEVDGPLRFARFDPPWTPWFMRHNEVVAPLRPLPEQD
- a CDS encoding SRPBCC domain-containing protein, producing the protein MKQITRTLDIPATPEAVWSVLADTDSYERWNPFVTKLSGRLAVGERLEVRIQPPGGRAMTFRPRVVTVEPGRALRWLGRLGVPGVFDGLHELRLEPTAAGTRFVHSETFRGLLVPLLGKTLAATADGFDAMNQALAEECARRSSGEHPGDTAQS
- a CDS encoding ATP-binding protein, encoding MTATTDLPDTATPDATAHSTGQSSAASPGSTVVNIGGTLPVRPTRYVPTNIVKGVGVVVQLTIRTGGCCLIDGPVGVGKTTAVVEAARGIGADAVYVNMFGTSTSRDQMDAIWTAMTGTRGVGTAAQIRDDILDTLNRKQMTLLIDDAHHVGLKGLAPILSIWNRIHTARGVGTPIVLCGNNLERHLSQTLPELLSRAGTRYAAAPLAGKPLVEAVLAMEPAIAGTDAATIKAIDTRYFRGEIRRWAQFFDLMTIFRGGDTTPRPLTDDEVTDLLGMMPRGSQ
- a CDS encoding IS3 family transposase (programmed frameshift); the protein is MAAPRKYPEELRERAIRMAVDLRRDPATRSGALRRVGEQLGINPETLRNWVQQTEIDEGHRPGVTSDEAKRIAELEREVKELRRANEILRTASGFFRRGGARPQAEVTTAVLVDYIDQHRDQFGVEPICTVLRKAGTPIAPSTYYAAKTRPPSARAVADQGHLEVIRQVHADNYGVYGVRKMHAELNRRDHRIARCTVHRLMRGDGLRGISRAKGPRTTVPGAGPDTRPDLLDRDFKAPAPNRVWVADITYCRTFAGWVYAAFVIDVFSRRVVGWQLSKSLRTDLALDALEMGLWTRQHAGQDTTGVIAHSDKGVQYLAVRYTQRLAEAGAVASVGSTGDSYDNALAEAFNSLFKAELVRNKGPWKNIDDLEIAVAEYIDWFNHRRLHGEIGLVPPVEFEEQHDRHNPAPATVGALVQSLH
- a CDS encoding ATP-binding domain-containing protein — encoded protein: MYARGGDGVDVRFVPCSVDDAIETADDCVDQLLDDGWGSADVCLLTTGHRHPVQVERTDFHDQDGYWGTWWDDDVFYGHVLGCKGLERRVVVLCLNEDGSRDRARERLYVGMSRATDVLVVVGDPEAVRRVAGEDVARRLGVS
- a CDS encoding helix-turn-helix domain-containing protein → MTAIDQQRLITLRLSRGLAVRQLARDCGIEIGVLNRLETSDDPTLSTLSVAALVRLADRLQVPIGHLFTDDLDNTPAPDPSPDHARLGALLNALGQATPVTALADALDWSPTRVHQAADDLTRLLAPAGMTVFRNSGLMSIRPEDDLHTDAELKVRRHPRTKGTQRLVTPARTKILYRAARTPISPHSLSNPDRVNIATLLKAGVLVEDANRHYVPSADVLESLNPVNIKHDQ